Proteins encoded within one genomic window of Pseudomonadota bacterium:
- a CDS encoding FAD-dependent oxidoreductase — translation MNNREKLVVIGGVAAGMSAASSYKRMKPDAEALVLEKDYFISYGACSLPYYISDDVKDFNQLISLTPKVAEEERDIRVMLRHEAVAVDFNKKDVRVKDLEKGIETSISYDKLVIATGGLPVVPPLPGIDLQHVFTIRTLVDGIEIKKFIDDWGSFQVCVGSPECLYINRFGAERRAMKAVIVGGGYIGMEMCESLRKRGVEVTVIEKMDRVLGTMDTSITAIVEEKINAEGVKLYRETSVEGFKGQSGQVTKVITDKGEFEADFVLLSIGARPNTKLAKEAGVELGANGAIKVDEYLRTNIPDVYAAGDCAEALHNVTGKKVYIPLGTTANKQGRIAGENAAGANHAFEGVVGTAVTKIFDLEVARTGLTSVEAEREGYNFLVSTVKGRSRSSAYPSGKPITVTYVVEKGTGKLLGAQMAGEEGVAHRIDTLAACLYGKMTIEDVSRLDLGYAPPFATVWDPILVAANVALKKLGLGT, via the coding sequence ATGAATAACAGAGAAAAACTGGTGGTGATAGGCGGGGTTGCGGCTGGGATGAGCGCGGCGAGCAGTTACAAACGGATGAAGCCGGATGCCGAGGCCCTTGTGCTGGAGAAGGACTACTTTATATCGTACGGCGCCTGCAGCCTTCCTTATTACATATCTGACGATGTGAAAGATTTTAATCAGCTTATTTCACTCACACCGAAGGTTGCAGAAGAAGAGCGTGATATACGGGTTATGCTTCGCCATGAAGCAGTTGCGGTCGATTTCAATAAAAAAGATGTCCGCGTAAAGGATCTTGAAAAGGGTATTGAAACGTCTATCTCCTACGACAAACTGGTCATTGCAACAGGCGGCCTGCCTGTTGTGCCGCCCCTTCCCGGCATTGATTTACAGCATGTCTTTACGATCAGGACGCTTGTTGATGGCATAGAGATCAAGAAGTTTATCGATGACTGGGGTTCCTTCCAGGTCTGCGTGGGTTCGCCGGAATGCCTTTATATCAACCGTTTCGGGGCTGAAAGGCGCGCCATGAAGGCAGTTATTGTGGGTGGTGGATACATAGGGATGGAGATGTGTGAGTCATTGAGAAAAAGGGGCGTTGAAGTCACTGTTATCGAGAAGATGGACCGTGTCCTGGGTACAATGGATACGAGCATTACCGCAATTGTGGAAGAAAAGATAAATGCTGAGGGGGTGAAGCTTTACAGAGAAACATCCGTTGAAGGTTTTAAAGGACAAAGCGGACAAGTGACAAAGGTCATTACCGATAAAGGCGAATTTGAAGCAGATTTTGTGTTGCTGTCCATCGGGGCACGCCCGAACACCAAACTTGCAAAAGAAGCGGGGGTTGAACTCGGAGCGAACGGGGCCATAAAGGTTGACGAATACCTCCGCACGAACATACCGGATGTTTATGCAGCCGGCGATTGTGCCGAGGCCTTACATAACGTGACAGGGAAAAAGGTGTACATCCCCCTTGGCACTACAGCGAATAAGCAGGGAAGGATCGCCGGAGAGAATGCAGCAGGCGCGAACCATGCCTTTGAAGGAGTAGTGGGGACAGCAGTAACAAAGATTTTTGACCTCGAAGTAGCCCGCACAGGCCTTACGTCCGTGGAAGCGGAGCGCGAGGGATATAATTTCCTGGTTTCTACAGTGAAAGGAAGGTCGAGAAGCAGCGCTTACCCGTCAGGCAAACCCATCACCGTTACCTATGTGGTGGAAAAGGGGACGGGGAAACTGTTGGGGGCGCAGATGGCCGGTGAAGAGGGGGTTGCTCACAGGATTGATACCCTCGCTGCCTGTTTGTACGGG
- a CDS encoding YeeE/YedE thiosulfate transporter family protein gives MSELIYGLITGMVFGFLMQKGRVIRYDKQIGALRLIDMTIVKFMFTTILVAMVGVYLLKDLGVAKLSIKPTVLGGNILGGLIFGIGWGLLGYCPGTQMGALGEGRWDAVWGIIGMLAGAAIFAEMYPAFKNTVLKWGDFGKITIPQILGINHWIVIVIFVVGGVFMFRWFEKTGR, from the coding sequence ATGAGTGAGCTTATCTATGGATTGATAACAGGCATGGTCTTCGGGTTTCTTATGCAGAAAGGGCGTGTTATCCGCTATGACAAACAGATCGGAGCCCTTCGCCTCATTGATATGACCATCGTGAAATTCATGTTTACAACGATACTTGTGGCAATGGTGGGGGTCTACCTTTTAAAAGACCTTGGCGTAGCAAAACTCTCCATAAAACCAACAGTTCTCGGCGGGAACATTCTCGGCGGGCTTATATTCGGTATCGGCTGGGGATTGCTCGGTTACTGCCCTGGAACCCAAATGGGCGCCCTTGGTGAAGGGAGATGGGATGCCGTATGGGGTATCATCGGTATGCTTGCCGGCGCTGCCATATTTGCCGAAATGTATCCGGCGTTTAAGAATACTGTATTGAAATGGGGAGATTTCGGAAAGATCACCATCCCTCAGATATTAGGAATAAATCACTGGATTGTTATTGTCATCTTTGTTGTCGGCGGTGTTTTCATGTTCAGGTGGTTTGAAAAAACCGGCAGATGA
- a CDS encoding YeeE/YedE thiosulfate transporter family protein, with product MEDKQEPGGWNPYLAGALTGLLLVFSVWFTGKYVGTSTTFVRSAGYIEKVFNAERVAGMEYFKKELPKIDWQFLFVIGIFIGSAIASTTSKSFRWQAVPTMWESRFGPDKGKRAIVAFAGGAIAMFGARLADGUPSGHGLSGSLQLAVSGYISLICFFIGGVIVASILYRGGDKA from the coding sequence ATGGAAGATAAACAGGAACCGGGAGGCTGGAACCCCTATCTGGCCGGTGCTTTGACAGGACTGCTCCTCGTGTTCTCTGTATGGTTTACCGGCAAGTATGTGGGGACATCAACTACCTTTGTCCGTTCTGCGGGATATATTGAAAAGGTGTTCAATGCGGAACGGGTTGCCGGGATGGAGTATTTCAAGAAGGAGCTTCCAAAAATCGACTGGCAGTTTCTCTTTGTCATAGGCATTTTTATCGGTTCCGCCATTGCATCGACCACTTCCAAAAGCTTCCGGTGGCAGGCTGTACCGACGATGTGGGAGAGCCGTTTCGGACCTGATAAAGGAAAAAGGGCTATTGTGGCATTTGCAGGCGGCGCCATTGCCATGTTCGGTGCGCGCCTTGCAGACGGGTGACCGAGCGGTCATGGACTGAGCGGTTCGCTCCAGTTAGCGGTAAGCGGGTATATTTCATTAATATGTTTCTTTATCGGTGGTGTTATTGTTGCCAGCATCCTTTACAGAGGAGGTGACAAAGCATGA